A DNA window from Phoenix dactylifera cultivar Barhee BC4 unplaced genomic scaffold, palm_55x_up_171113_PBpolish2nd_filt_p 000589F, whole genome shotgun sequence contains the following coding sequences:
- the LOC120106647 gene encoding probable cytokinin riboside 5'-monophosphate phosphoribohydrolase LOG4 isoform X2, with protein MEASKQEAIVSENKRKFRRICVFCGSRSGNRTSFSDATLDLGKQLVQRKIDLVYGGGSAGLMGLISQTVYNGGCHVLGIIPKALLPHEISGETIGVVKIVADMHERKSEMAKHADAFIALPGGYGTMEELLEIIAWSQLGIHDKPL; from the exons ATGGAAGCAAGCAAACAGGAGGCAATCGTAAGTGAGAACAAGAGGAAGTTTAGGAGGATATGTGTCTTCTGTGGAAGTAGATCAGGAAACAGGACTTCATTCAGCGATGCCACTCTTGACCTTGGGAAGCAACTG GTTCAGAGAAAAATAGACCTAGTTTATGGTGGTGGAAGTGCAGGCCTGATGGGCCTAATATCTCAGACTGTTTACAATGGTGGATGCCATGTTCTTGG AATCATTCCTAAAGCTCTCCTTCCACATGAG ATATCAGGAGAGACCATTGGAGTGGTAAAGATAGTTGCAGACATGCATGAGAGGAAGTCAGAAATGGCTAAACATGCTGATGCTTTTATTGCTCTTCCAG GTGGTTATGGAACCATGGAGGAACTTCTAGAGATAATAGCATGGTCTCAGCTTGGAATCCATGACAAACCA CTTTAA
- the LOC120106647 gene encoding probable cytokinin riboside 5'-monophosphate phosphoribohydrolase LOG4 isoform X1, with the protein MEASKQEAIVSENKRKFRRICVFCGSRSGNRTSFSDATLDLGKQLVQRKIDLVYGGGSAGLMGLISQTVYNGGCHVLGIIPKALLPHEISGETIGVVKIVADMHERKSEMAKHADAFIALPGGYGTMEELLEIIAWSQLGIHDKPVGLLNVDGYYDNLLALFDQGVEEGFIEESARHIVVSAGSAEELIRKMEVNNGVKIMKGNTSLKRKRSC; encoded by the exons ATGGAAGCAAGCAAACAGGAGGCAATCGTAAGTGAGAACAAGAGGAAGTTTAGGAGGATATGTGTCTTCTGTGGAAGTAGATCAGGAAACAGGACTTCATTCAGCGATGCCACTCTTGACCTTGGGAAGCAACTG GTTCAGAGAAAAATAGACCTAGTTTATGGTGGTGGAAGTGCAGGCCTGATGGGCCTAATATCTCAGACTGTTTACAATGGTGGATGCCATGTTCTTGG AATCATTCCTAAAGCTCTCCTTCCACATGAG ATATCAGGAGAGACCATTGGAGTGGTAAAGATAGTTGCAGACATGCATGAGAGGAAGTCAGAAATGGCTAAACATGCTGATGCTTTTATTGCTCTTCCAG GTGGTTATGGAACCATGGAGGAACTTCTAGAGATAATAGCATGGTCTCAGCTTGGAATCCATGACAAACCA GTGGGGTTGCTGAATGTGGATGGGTACTACGACAATTTGCTTGCACTGTTTGACCAAGGAGTTGAGGAAGGCTTCATAGAGGAGTCAGCAAGACACATTGTGGTTTCAGCAGGAAGCGCAGAGGAACTGATCAGGAAAATGGAGGTAAATAATGGAGTGAAGATCATGAAGGGGAACACAAGCCTaaagagaaaaaggagctgTTAG